The Hemiscyllium ocellatum isolate sHemOce1 chromosome 39, sHemOce1.pat.X.cur, whole genome shotgun sequence nucleotide sequence CCTTCCCACAGTACAACCACAATGACATCCCTTCtcaaaaacatcactcccccctcctctcttgccttccttcctGACACATTTgtatttcccgactcaggtgactgactgtgtggagtttgcacgttctccccgtgtctgcgtgggtttcttcccggtgctccggtttctaatctaatctaaaaaaaaccttcaagctgccagtcctatccatcactgagccatgtttcagtaattgTGATGGTgtcccagtcacatgttcctaaccacaccctgagttcatctcccTTCCATTTAGGCAGCGTATTGTGGGAGAAAATCCACGTAGATACAGGGAGAGTTCCACACAGATCATCGGCGAATgttgggatcgaacccaggtccttggtgcgatgacgcagcagtgctaaccactgcactacTATGCTGCCAGCGAGAATGCAAGAGAAATCTTAGAGGCTGTGGAAACAGTTCATGTTGGGTGTGACTTTTGAAAGCTTAGCAGGATCtctcaaatgctgccagaccaccTTGGTTTTTCCCAATATTTTGTGGTATGCTTCAGATGCCCAGCCAGGGCAGTATCTTGGTTTTAGTCCTGACAGTAAGTGCCTTCCAAAGTCTTCAGCATGTGACAGTACTATCATTTTTAGAATTACATTTTGTCCTAGCTTTTTTGAAAGAAACTTGGAGGCAAAGGCAGGGAGCTCTCTATTAGAAACCAGTAACGTAAACAGCTTATGAGGCCTTGGGGTTTAagaaattggaacaatagaagcatccTGAATGGGTGCAATCCAGCCTGCAGAAGTAGAATTACTAGATTTAGCTTTCAGGAGCTGCTGGAGCCTAGaaattggagttttttttaaaacctcttCCCCattgacagataaaaacagggcAGGTGGGGGATGGAGGCACAACTCCAATAGCAGGAAGAGTGTAAGAAAGACAATGTGTTGTCTGAGTTTACCGTTAgtgaagatgggggagggggtttaTTGGATATGACTATTGggccagggagaaagtgagaatgcaGAACCAAAacacatggtgctggaaaagcacagacagtcaggcagcatccaaggaacagacaACATCTATGGGGAATGTGGGAGAAGGCTCCAAGGCAGTTGATAGATATGTggaagggagtgggtctgggtgaaagGCAGCTAGGAATACAACAGGGAGATGAAGGCCGGGACAGCtggtgataggtgggaagggaggtaGAGATGTTGGACTGTGCTGAGTTagaaagttggatctgggatggggagCAAGACCAgaactggtaaagtccacattgatctcaTCAGGTTGGAGGGTCCTAAAGGTGGAAGATGATATGTTCTTCTTCTAGTTGCAGGTGGCTAGAACTTTGTGGCCAAaacagcccaggacttgcatgttcttagAGGGTGAAGGGGGGGAAGTTTGAGAGTGCagtcacagggtggtggggtgatTGGTGACCAAGAGGTATTCCACAAGTTGGTGGAACTGTCAGAGCAAAGGGATAGCCATTCACACCTGCATGGAGCTGACATGTGCAGCTGCACTGGCACCATTACACATTTGTTCCTTCATTAGATGGAGTAGTGAACCAGTACCAGCTTGTGCTTCCAGGAGGGTGAACAGTTCAGTGTTTACCTTGGAGTGCATGGAaggggtgggatgtggatgatGATGATATCTTGTATAAGCCCAATTAGAGGTTGTGGTTGATGTCTTAAAATACATACCCTTTCTAGAGTGAAGAGTTTAATAACTTCAACTCTTACCAGAAGATTAGGCTATCAATATTCAAAATTACATTTCTATTCATTCAAAATGACCACAACCCTACAGGACTTGCCAGCACAGCTTTGTGGTTCAGGGGCATGATAATTTCCAGTCCATCTGTTTGATATCCCAATACTGTAGAGGTCAGAAATCAGAGGGGGAACAATTCACAAACAGGACTGGCAGCACCTCAGGAGATGGTAACATTGGGAATCCACTTGGGCATTTCTGAAAAGTGTCAGAACAGACTAGAAGCACCAGCAGTTTCTCCCTCAATGCCACAGAGTTGTTACTCCAGCACATTCTGCAAACAGTGATTTAATCAGAATGGAAAGCCCATTTCCAAGGTGGTCATCAATCCCCCTCTACTCACTGGAAGGAGCAAACAATCTTCCATAACCCAATCAATCAGAAAGCCACTTCATGGACTGGAGGGGGTCAACCCAGGGATTGTACCCAAGAATATTTTAAACTAAGAAAGGATGCAGAAACAAACCAGCTCCAGACACCATGAATCACTGCTTTATTGACTAATTCAATCACCAGTTGATGGGTGTTTGCTTGTGTCTCCTGTACAGGAGGAAGGCCAGCAATGAAGCAGAGATCAGACAGACAGCTGTCACAGTCAGGACCACCATCACAACCAGCTCTGACTCCACACCTACAAAACAAGGAGAAACCAATGGTTACTGAGGGAAAACAGGGACAGAAAGGGAAACCAGCAGGCAGCCAACTCACCGCTTGGAGACCTCTCCTGAATCCTTCCGTCACCCTCAGTCAGGGGAGGAGTTGCCAGGTTGGTCAGCTCAGTATCCAGAACGATCAGGGGACCAAGTGAggcctccccctcccacttcaatcCAGCTTCACTCTCTGCAACAAACATACCAGTCAggaaggggtggtggggggatAAGTGAGGGGTAATCCAAACATCTAGAGGGTGAATGTCCTACCAGCTTCAGCACCATGGTCTCTCCTTCTTCTGAAAGGGATCAGGATCTCCCTTGTGCTCCCACAATTCCCCACATGGCAACAGGCACAAATGTCACTGTCTGACCCCTCCAATGGCCTCCAGCTAAACAAGAGAAACAGCCCATCAACCACATGGTGCATCACCTCTCCCAACAACAATATCCctgagggaaagggagagggaacTTACATACGCTCCAGCTTCTGGAAAGTACAAGCTTTGTTCCTAGAATCTCCCTGATCCACTGCAGCAACTCTCAGGTGACAGGTGATGAATATCTGAGGGACACAGTCAGAACAAGTCAGTGTTTAGTGACTCCCTCCCCAATGTGGAGAAGCACATCAGCAGCTTCCTCTTACCAAGGATCGCTCATCTCCATAGAAACGGAAGGCATCCAAGTCAAACTGGAGCTTGTCCAGATCCCGCCCGTCTCTGGGCAACACAAAGGTTGAAAAGGAGTCCTCAGCTTTGCTGTCCAGGAGGCAACTGCAGATGGACAAAGGGCCATGAAGTGAATGGAGTGAAGCCATTGAGATGGGAGCAGCTGGAGAAAGCAGAGAGCTCCTTACCCATTGTAGTCAATGATGCTGTATCTCGGTGTGGAGTCCTTGTCTGGGCTCAGTGTAGCTACACAGCGATCAATGTACAGCTTCAGGGACACATGGTTGGCCATTGAAACAGATGCCTCAATGTGAATGAGGTCTCCCAGGAAGTAGACAGTGGAAGTGCGCTCTGTAAGCCAATCACCTGAAGTACAGCAAGACAAGGGTTGGAGCAAATGGGTACAACTCCCAGAGAGCCATCAGGAGATCCCTCCCCAGCCACCCATCACATACCATTCATTAGACGCAGAGAGAATGACAGATGCCCTTCTCCAGACCTGGTGGAGCTGAATGGGATCCATGTGGGATTGATGGGATTGCTGCTCACATTGCCCTTCCTGAGGGCAGGAAAAGGAGACAGGGCAGCCATTTTAGAATAGTGTCAGACAACAGCAGCAGGGGATCATACTGACAATCGAGTAAAGATTCTCACCTGATATATCGACATTCAATGGGAACAACAGCTCCATTTGTTCTCACAATGACAGATCCAGGATAGTTTGGGATGTAGGTCAGGTGGGTGGTGTAGATCAGGAAATCTCCAGTCATCTGGAAGACACCAGGGTAAGGAATGAGGGACTGATCTGAAATAAGGATCTACACAGGGTTCACAATGACAACGTCACATTGGGACAATTCTTTAGGGCAAGTAACAGtttcagggccaggagactgcTTTCCCACCCCGAGCACAAGGGACCACTACTAGAGACCTCTAGGTCACAGGTCAGGGGTTAGTCATTTAGGTTCAGTTTAACAAGGTGTGACATCATTGTAGATGTCAAGATGGGAATTCCTGATCTAAACATTAGGTGAAAAAAAAAGGTGGTATTGGTGTCTCAGGCAGAATTAGAGATCAATATTGAGGGAACAGAGACATGGTGATTGTTATCACAGGGAAGAGGCTGCAGGGATCTTTTGGCCATCATCTCCCGATGTTATCATGAAACTTTCAGATTGTGAGCAGAGATTACAAGTAGAATATGTGGAGAGATTAATAGCAATGTGAGGCAATAATATACAGGGTGCACAAGATAGGAAAAGTAGAGAAAACAATAATTAATCAGAATGAAATCAAAACAGTTTGAACTACAGGCCAAATACATATTGACAAAACGTACATTCTAACAGAACAACGGTTTAGAGGCTTCTGATTACACAATGAGAATAGGAGCACAAGTTTAGAAATGGAAAACAGTTCAGGTACAGTACAATCCAAGATAGGAACTTAGTCTGACAATGAGAATTTAGTCTAGTCCTCCTCAATATCAACATCACCACACCCAGGAAAACCTGGACAGCCCAAGCTTCCCACAAGAGTAGAAAACCTCCATTACCTGCAATCTACTGCCACACTCATGCAGCCCATAGTCAAAGAGGACAGTCTGGTTCTCAGGGTAGACCCTGGTTGGCTGACAACCTGCTGTCCCCAAGGTCAGGTCAGCAGCTTTAATCAGGTGCCCAGTTCCAAATAAATCCAGCTGGGCCCTGACCAGCAGGTTGTGCTCTCCACACTGCACCGTCACAGTCTGCAGTGGGGACACACTCCCAACCTCAGACATTCGGAAACTGGAAGCAATAGGACCCCCATGAGGAGGTACTCTCTCAGGAACAGGACTGGCTCTCACTATTGTCCATGGAAACCTCTGGCTCAGAAACTGTTGCCATGTTTCAGAGCAACAAACAACTCCAACTAACACCAACAAAGGGAACAAACCCCTCACTacaaaatcacccatgatcacaAACAACTCAACCATCCCCATCCACCCCCAACCAGCTCCTTTTATACACACAACCTGCACTCACCTGACACCAATGTGACCAGAAGCAGCAACATTGAACCAATCAACCAACCCCAATCTCTACAATGTCCACCAATGACTGAACTCATCGAGTTATTACCAGGAGGGCCTATTTCATTTGGACCAATAGGAGTGGCTGTGAGCTGCTGTGCTGTCACCTGACTGAATTCAGCTCCACAAGGTCTCATGGTGAAGGCCCCATCAATACACTCATCAAACATAGCTCATTGATCCAGGAGGGTGTCTGCTGGGTCCTCCCCACCCTCACCTGAGGGGACTGACAGTGAGACCCACGGAGAGATTATCTGAGGATGGGGTTTGGGCAGAACAAAGGGATTGACCTTATATTACACCTccccctggaagtgtttgatggaggcAATATGGAagaagctttattctgtatctaaattTGTCATGTCCCTGTCAGGGGAATGTTTGATCGGGACAATGCAGGGAGAGCTTTACTTTCACTTTCCTTGGAAAGAGTAGAATCTATTACTCCATTTCTAACCCAGTGAGGTCACTGGATTGAAAGTATTTGATGCAGACAGTGTAGCTGTACATTTAGTTTAAAAGTGTAGAGACAGGTTTCTGTTCAGTGAAAATGAGCAGAGGAAGCTCATGTATCGAGTCCCACGTTGACCTTGCTCTGGTGGAGTTTGTTGGGGGATGGTGTTGAGGGAGAAAGTCAggattgcagattctggagatcacagtcaaagtATATGGTCcctgaaaagtacagcaggtcatgcagcatctgaggagcaggagagtcactgTTTCGGGTATAAGAACTTCATCAGGATTATAGGttgggaaagggggctgagagataaataggaggttaGAGATTGGGGAGGAAGATAGCTGGGAtgatgataggtagatgcaggcgCAGGGTGTTGAGAGAATTTTACATTCATTCTAAAAGGGACGCTAGGGCAGCacggggcacagtggttagcactgctgcctcacagtaccagggacatgggttcgattccagtctcaggcgacactctgtgtggagtttgcacattctcgttgtgtctgtgtgggtttactctgggtgctctggtttcctcccactgtcacaaagatgtgcaggttaggtgggttagccatggtaaattactgttagtgttcagggctgtataagataagtgcattagtcagggaacatgtagagtaatagggtaagggaatgggtttggctgggttactcttcaaaaggtcagtgtggacttattgggccaaatcaattcctgatgaagggcttatgctcgaaacgtcgaattctctattcctgagatgctgcctggcctgctgtgctttgaccagcaacacatttgcagctgtgatctccagcatctgcagacctcattttttactcaaatctccacactgtagagatttgaTGATTCAACATAAATGTGGATAAGTCCCTAcagcctgatcaggtgtaccctggaactctgtgggaagctcaggaagtAATTGATGGGTCTCTTGCTAAGAAATTTTTATCATCGACGTTTGAGgtactagaagactggaggttggctaatgtgttgtcactatttaggaaaggtggtcaggaaaagccagggaactacagactagtcAGCTTGgcatcggtagtgggcaagttataggagggaatcctgagggacatgagtTTCATGTATTTGGTAAGCCaaagactgatttgggatagtcagcatagctttgtgggagagaaatcatttctcataaaattgattgacttttttgaagacgtaatacagaggattgatgagagcagtaTGGTGGATGTAATCTGTATGGACTTcggcaaggcattcaacaaagtgccTCATGAgtgactggttagcaatgttacaTCTAATAGTATACAgggatgtggatacagaactggctggaaggtAAAAGAcacagggtagtggtggaggattgtttttcagagtggaggcctgtgaccagtggtgtgccataaggatcggtgctttttgtcatttgtataaatgatttggatgtgaacatgggaggtatcattagtaagtttgcagatgacaccaaaattggaggtgtagttgtcagcgaaggaggttaccatGATCTCATGTCATTGGAtcatgtcgatttcaccagtttccttatttcccctcctcccagccccaccccatcccaattatatctcagcccgcttggggGCAcccactcattcctgatgaagagcttgcgCTTGAAACGATGtctctctttttcctcagatgctgcctgactgactgtaccTTTACAGCATCACACtttccgactctgatctccagcatctacagtcctcactttctcccaactgaGCACGTGCACCgagaaattgcaaatggagttcaatgtcgatCAGTATGAGGTGTTACAGTTTGGAAAGTcacatcaaggtaggagtttcatgatgaatggtttgaccttaaggagtgtagtggaacagagggaccttgaagttcaggtgtatggttctctgaaagtggagtcacaggtagacagggcagtgaagaaggctatgggcacactggccttcatcagtcagggcacggAGTACAGACGTTTGGAAGtgatgttgcaggtgtacagaatgttgttgaggctgcacttggagtattgtgttcaattttg carries:
- the LOC132834216 gene encoding zona pellucida sperm-binding protein 3-like produces the protein MSEVGSVSPLQTVTVQCGEHNLLVRAQLDLFGTGHLIKAADLTLGTAGCQPTRVYPENQTVLFDYGLHECGSRLQMTGDFLIYTTHLTYIPNYPGSVIVRTNGAVVPIECRYIRKGNVSSNPINPTWIPFSSTRSGEGHLSFSLRLMNGDWLTERTSTVYFLGDLIHIEASVSMANHVSLKLYIDRCVATLSPDKDSTPRYSIIDYNGCLLDSKAEDSFSTFVLPRDGRDLDKLQFDLDAFRFYGDERSLIFITCHLRVAAVDQGDSRNKACTFQKLERIWRPLEGSDSDICACCHVGNCGSTREILIPFRRRRDHGAEAESEAGLKWEGEASLGPLIVLDTELTNLATPPLTEGDGRIQERSPSGVESELVVMVVLTVTAVCLISASLLAFLLYRRHKQTPINW